A portion of the Sebastes fasciatus isolate fSebFas1 chromosome 2, fSebFas1.pri, whole genome shotgun sequence genome contains these proteins:
- the LOC141783906 gene encoding synaptotagmin-5 — protein MSQYTLGVHLQILLAVGLAVFCFCLVLGCVLCFRRRKSVSSEDKEAVFLSPQPAERVTVTLTPSPCTQPVKQQYEELDGDVLEFPSSKSSSSPSEDDLTALPFDHSPTRSAELVQSAGSSFPMRRLSTPAVPIPPIKSPRHGRASLPSLTKLSLVSRSRRATGRRSTVSGESFLFNESSRLTTVPARSPSQQGEPCLPQYGSSSLSSSSKAAPLLHFSLLFSSACGTLMVNILGLSRASRRRTGAVFVRASLPPLCPSPQQIASRRRSLSPDLNNQSFVLQVGSVEDLRTCTLRLAVYSKDFSGLREAALGVVELPCEQVEWEPDTTTTYTRELSPTKIKLKKSVSSQETLGRRKSSVCVPRALGQLFILLQYQTLAQRIKVMVRKAENLAKLTRIPGAADHYVVINLRQDGKVIGTKETKGASGPNPVWNAPFLFDLPSGDITQLPLVLEFIVMQGRLYTKSSILGRVLIGSDVSEAGQGHWKEMCSRGQTETARWHIIQSDVL, from the exons ATGTCGCAGTACACTCTGGGAG tTCACCTGCAGATCCTGCTGGCTGTGGGTCTGGCTGTGTTCTGCTTCTGTCTGGTTCTCGGTTGTGTCCTCTGCTTTCGCAGAAGGAAGAGCGTTTCATCAGAGGACAAGGAGGCGGTTTTCTTGTCTCCCCAACCTGCTGAGAGGGTGACTGTGACATTGACTCCATCTCCGTGTACTCAGCCTGTCAAGCAGCAGTACGAGGAGCTGGACGGTGACGTGCTGGAATTCCCTTCCTCTAAAAGCAGCTCTTCTCCCTCTGAGGATGACCTCACTGCTCTGCCCTTTGACCACAGCCCTACCAGGTCTGCTGAGCTGGTGCAATCTGCCGGGTCTTCTTTTCCGATGCGGCGCCTCAGCACCCCGGCAGTTCCCATCCCACCTATAAAATCTCCACGTCACGGTAGAGCCTCTCTGCCCTCCCTCACTAAGCTGAGCCTGGTGTCCAGGTCCCGTCGGGCCACGGGTCGGCGCAGCACCGTGAGCGGTGAAAGTTTTCTGTTCAACGAGAGCAGTCGACTGACTACTGTTCCTGCCAGATCTCCCTCCCAGCAGGGGGAGCCCTGTCTACCACAGTACGGCTCTAGttctctctccagctcctccaaaGCAGCTCCTCTCCTGCACTTCTCCTTGCTCTTCTCCTCTGCTTGTGGCACCCTGATGGTCAACATCCTGGGACTCTCGAGAGCCAGTCGAAGGCGAACCGGTGCTGTGTTCGTCCGGGCCAGCCTTCCTCCCCTCTGCCCCTCCCCTCAGCAGATAGCCTCTCGGCGCCGCAGCCTCAGCCCAGACCTCAACAACCAGAGCTTTGTCCTGCAGGTGGGCTCTGTGGAAGATCTGCGCACCTGCACCTTGAGACTCGCTGTCTACAGCAAGGACTTCTCAGGCCTGAGAGAGGCTGCGCTGGGGGTGGTGGAGCTGCCCTGTGAGCAGGTGGAGTGGGAGCctgacaccaccaccacctacaCCAGGGAGCTCAGCCCAACTAAAATCAAGCTGAAAAAG AGTGTGAGTTCTCAGGAAACGTTGGGTCGCAGGAagagctcagtgtgtgtgccgCGGGCTTTGGGCCAGCTGTTCATCCTGCTGCAGTACCAGACGCTGGCCCAGCGCATCAAGGTGATGGTCCGAAAGGCAGAGAATCTGGCCAAGCTCACACGGATCCCAGGTGCTGCAg acCACTACGTTGTCATTAACCTGCGTCAGGATGGGAAAGTAATCGGTACCAAGGAGACCAAAGGGGCCAGCGGTCCAAACCCGGTCTGGAACGCTCCCTTCCTGTTTGACCTGCCGTCTGGTGACATCACTCAGCTACCATTGGTCCTTGAGTTTATCGTCATGCAG GGCCGTCTCTACACTAAGAGCAGTATTCTGGGTCGCGTGTTGATTGGCAGCGATGTCTCGGAGGCGGGACAGGGACACTGGAAGGAAATGTGCAGTCGAGGGCAAACAGAGACGGCTCGCTGGCACatcatccaatcagatgtgCTGTAG